Part of the uncultured Desulfobacter sp. genome, GTGCCTGCCCTAATGAGGGCAACCACAGGGGGATTGCCCCTACAAAAAACGGCCTACAATAGAACCAAGTTCCATTTTAAAGACTGTAATGCGGTTCGGTCTATGAACCGCCCGGCCCAACCCAAAATAAAATATGAAACTACCTGCGGCCCTTGCAGGGCCTTTCATACAAACGTTACTCAATTTAACAACAAAGGATATGTATGATGAAAAGTTTAAATGTGATTTTCCGTATCGCTGTGTTTACCTTTGCAGTATGTTTTTCTGCTCCGGTCCAGGCCCATGATACCCTGCTGGTCATGGATAATTATCAATCGTCGATAAACAGTACCCCGGGCTTAAAGGTGTTCAGTACCCATCATTTCCTTCCACCCGAAGACGCTTTGATGGGGCCGGACAGGCTGGCGGAGGTCTTTTTTATCACACCGTCATTTGAACGGGTAGCACAAAAGGCTAAACTGAGTGTACCGGGTACATACATGTGCCTGGCGGTTCCCGTGAATGGATTTGCCACCAAAACCCCGGACGGCTACCAAAGAGGCAAAAATAAAAAAGAGGTGGACCACCCCGTTCTCTGCCGCTATTCCATGAAATATGCCAAAGCGATATTCACCGTGGGCCAGGCCGGTGGTGACGCATATGCCAA contains:
- a CDS encoding DUF4198 domain-containing protein, whose amino-acid sequence is MMKSLNVIFRIAVFTFAVCFSAPVQAHDTLLVMDNYQSSINSTPGLKVFSTHHFLPPEDALMGPDRLAEVFFITPSFERVAQKAKLSVPGTYMCLAVPVNGFATKTPDGYQRGKNKKEVDHPVLCRYSMKYAKAIFTVGQAGGDAYAKPLGQEMEIIPLKDPTTLKPGDTLPVKVLKEGEPARTYVYGTYDAFSDKKDTFCYTTRTDKQGIAEIKLLHHGTWVLIAKIEEPFSDSAVCDIQRWAATLTFHVGE